Proteins from a single region of Dictyostelium discoideum AX4 chromosome 5 chromosome, whole genome shotgun sequence:
- a CDS encoding hypothetical protein (Similar to Dictyostelium discoideum (Slime mold). CIGB protein), whose product MISNNVVDENVLNNIINNKDNSINIYNNNNNINKCQLHPKYEITFLCSDCELIPCCIHCLTSDKHHRGHKANLLDETNVLSLIEIFKNKIHPTISETIKNDKILLNLSNNKYNQIKNEFDNNIELITNEFKKIHNLINIIENDLKNQLKSTLEENSNLNSSITTSINNYDQILSSIKNSISINNLNEIKKLSNENEKEKENDNEKENENEINKEIKNIIKKYQESLLILKEKNNNTISDNYKNNIITINNNELNNVKESFKSFFSLKNKNEIVSNKINQEDNNNNENVNDKNNIQFDKDNYRYVTYNGLKFYVYSESYPFPIENENISNIAFGKDCGNLSKFKFGPNVNSIILLNGFNQFISPGTLPETIKTIHCFQLDKPLIEGSIPKSVKFLTINDGFDQLLPGVISNEVVVLSIHDIKKELMFGSIPNTIKNITFGSNFNQVLLPGIVPDGIQWLDIHAIKKDLLEGSIPNSVKCISLQNGFDQCLLPSIIPDSVEELHLGYLKQPLLNGSIPKSVKKIILSNDFNQSLDVCKLLDDVKVVKF is encoded by the exons atgatttcaaataatgttgttgatgaaaatgttttaaataatataattaataataaagataatagtattaatatttataataataataataatattaataaatgtcAATTACACCCAAAATATgaaattacatttttatGCTCAGATTGTGAATTAATACCATGTTGCATTCATTGTTTAACAAGTGATAAACATCATAGAGGTCATAAAGCAAACCTATTGGATGAAACCaatgttttatcattaattgaaattttcaaaaataaaattcatccAACAATTTCagaaacaataaaaaatgataaaattttattaaatctatcaaataataaatataatcaaattaaaaatgaatttgataataatattgaattaataacaaatgaatttaaaaaaattcataatTTAATCAACatcattgaaaatgatttaaaaaatcaattaaaatcaacacttgaagaaaattcaaatttaaattcttcaataacaacatcaattaataattatgatcaaatattatcaagtattaaaaattcaatttcaattaataatttaaatgaaattaaaaaattatcaaatgaaaatgaaaaagaaaaagaaaatgataatgaaaaagaaaatgaaaatgaaattaataaagaaattaaaaatattattaaaaaatatcaagaATCATTACttatattaaaagaaaaaaataataatacaatttctgataattataaaaataatattattaccattaataataatgaacttaataatgtaaaagaatcatttaaatcatttttttctttaaaaaataaaaatgaaattgtttcaaataaaattaatcaagaagataataataataatgaaaatgtaaatgataaaaataatattcaatttgataaagataattACAGATATGTAACTT ataatggattaaaattttatgtCTACTCAGAAAGTTACCCATTcccaattgaaaatgaaaacatTTCAAATATTGCATTTGGTAAAGATTGtggtaatttatcaaaatttaaatttggacCAAATgtcaattcaattattttattgaatggatttaatcaatttatttcACCAGGAACATTACCTGAAACCATTAAAACAATCCATTGTTTTCAATTAGATAAACCATTAATTGAAGGATCAATTCCAAAATCAgtaaaatttttaacaattaatGATGGATTCGATCAATTACTACCTGGtgtaatttcaaatgaagtTGTAGTATTATCAATtcatgatattaaaaaagagtTAATGTTTGGTTCAATACCAAATACAATTAAGAATATTACATTCGGTAGTAACTTTAATCAAGTTTTATTACCAGGTATTGTACCAGATGGTATCCAATGGTTAGATATTCATgctattaaaaaagatttattggAAGGTTCAATTCCAAATTCTGTAAAATGTATTTCATTACAAAATGGATTTGATCAATGTTTATTACCATCAATAATTCCAGATTCTGTTGAAGAATTACATTTAGGTTATTTAAAACAACCTTTATTAAATGGTTCAATTCCAAAGTCTGTAAAAAAGAtcattttatcaaatgattttaatcaaTCTCTTGATGTTTGCAAATTATTAGATGATGTAAAAGTTgtaaaattctaa